A portion of the Lysinibacillus timonensis genome contains these proteins:
- the bshC gene encoding bacillithiol biosynthesis cysteine-adding enzyme BshC — translation MKLEQQTLPVNNHLLSEYWSGNDKLHTFFEYELKNESFLKRADYLKSMSYNSKELSRIVRTFMEPFGLSEKANEHLAYLADGSLVIVGGQQAGLLTGPLYSVHKAISVILLAKEQSEKLGEKVVPLFWIAGEDHDIEEINHTYTIVDAQPKKRVYRERSPYKKMATVTELNKEELKQIIDTIFRDFGETEYSQELYQSVLNSLHFSKTYTDFFAKLMNSLFYNEGLLMVDAAYEPFRKFEADYFTRLIENNKAIAEVVVKKEQLLNEAGFGTPIGATIESANLFYVRDGERLLLERKDELFVNDNANIKLTKEELLNVAKRTPEQLSNNVVTRPLMQEMTIPVLAFVGGPGELAYWGTLKDAFNVLDLQMPIFVPRLNMTIISRQVEQLLNEYNLSVEDVMSGKSKQLKLEFMESVQDEVAKEQITKLSKLIDEQYSQLHAHLGKQQLHLDDILEKNRKYHQHQLEYLSNKIEQTVYSKHDKVIRQFNTLTSEIVPYDNFQERVYNPYQYINLYGPSFISDLVSLPFKFSNRHYIVRM, via the coding sequence ATGAAACTGGAACAACAGACATTGCCAGTTAACAATCATTTGTTATCTGAGTACTGGTCAGGTAACGACAAGTTACATACATTTTTTGAATATGAACTAAAGAATGAGTCATTTCTTAAACGAGCTGATTACTTAAAGAGTATGTCTTATAATTCGAAGGAACTAAGTCGAATTGTTCGCACATTTATGGAGCCGTTTGGTCTATCGGAAAAAGCGAACGAACATCTCGCATATCTAGCTGATGGATCGCTTGTCATAGTCGGTGGACAGCAGGCTGGATTATTAACTGGTCCGCTCTATTCTGTTCATAAGGCAATTTCGGTCATATTACTAGCGAAAGAGCAATCCGAAAAGTTAGGTGAAAAGGTTGTACCTTTATTTTGGATTGCAGGGGAAGACCATGACATAGAAGAAATCAATCATACGTATACAATTGTAGATGCACAACCAAAGAAGAGAGTATATCGAGAACGTTCACCATACAAAAAAATGGCCACAGTTACAGAATTAAATAAAGAAGAGTTAAAACAGATAATTGATACCATTTTCAGAGATTTTGGTGAAACAGAATACTCCCAAGAACTTTATCAATCTGTTTTGAATTCGTTACATTTTAGTAAGACATATACAGACTTCTTCGCAAAATTAATGAACTCACTTTTTTACAATGAAGGGTTATTAATGGTGGATGCAGCTTACGAACCATTCCGTAAGTTTGAAGCGGACTATTTCACTCGACTAATCGAAAATAATAAGGCTATAGCCGAAGTAGTAGTGAAAAAAGAGCAGTTGTTAAATGAAGCTGGTTTTGGAACTCCTATCGGTGCAACAATTGAGAGTGCTAATCTATTCTATGTACGTGATGGAGAACGTCTTTTGTTAGAACGAAAGGACGAATTATTTGTAAACGATAATGCCAATATCAAGCTAACCAAAGAAGAGTTATTAAACGTTGCTAAACGTACTCCTGAACAATTAAGTAATAACGTTGTTACTCGCCCATTAATGCAAGAGATGACAATACCTGTATTAGCCTTTGTAGGTGGACCGGGTGAATTAGCTTATTGGGGGACATTGAAAGACGCATTTAATGTCCTAGATTTACAAATGCCCATTTTTGTCCCTCGGTTAAATATGACAATCATCAGTCGTCAAGTTGAACAACTGTTAAATGAATATAATTTGTCTGTAGAAGACGTAATGAGTGGGAAGTCAAAACAATTAAAACTTGAATTTATGGAAAGTGTTCAAGATGAAGTTGCTAAAGAACAAATTACAAAACTAAGTAAATTGATTGATGAACAATATTCTCAACTTCATGCTCATCTTGGTAAGCAACAATTGCACTTAGATGATATTTTAGAGAAGAATCGAAAATATCATCAACACCAATTAGAATACTTATCAAATAAAATTGAACAGACCGTTTATAGTAAACATGATAAAGTTATACGTCAATTTAATACATTGACGAGTGAAATTGTTCCATATGATAATTTCCAAGAAAGAGTTTATAATCCTTATCAATATATAAATCTTTACGGACCTTCCTTTATTTCAGATTTAGTTTCTCTACCATTTAAGTTTTCAAATCGCCATTATATAGTTCGAATGTAG
- the mraZ gene encoding division/cell wall cluster transcriptional repressor MraZ: protein MFMGEYQHSVDTKGRLIIPSKFREELGNSFVITRGLDNCLFGYPMDEWRKLEEKLKQLPMTKKDARAFARFFFSGATEVEIDKQGRINIPAPLSTYAKLEKECVVLGVSSKIEIWAKEAWESYFNEAEESFNDIAENLIGFDF, encoded by the coding sequence ATGTTCATGGGAGAATATCAACATTCCGTTGATACAAAAGGTCGCCTGATCATTCCGTCGAAATTTCGAGAGGAACTGGGAAACTCTTTTGTCATTACGCGAGGACTTGATAATTGTCTATTTGGCTATCCTATGGATGAATGGCGAAAACTCGAAGAAAAGTTAAAACAATTACCAATGACAAAAAAAGATGCAAGAGCATTTGCTAGATTTTTCTTCTCTGGTGCAACAGAAGTTGAAATAGATAAGCAAGGTCGTATTAATATCCCGGCACCATTGTCTACTTACGCCAAACTCGAAAAAGAGTGCGTTGTGTTAGGGGTGTCAAGCAAGATTGAAATATGGGCTAAAGAAGCTTGGGAATCTTATTTCAATGAAGCAGAAGAATCTTTCAATGATATAGCAGAAAATTTAATTGGCTTTGACTTCTAG
- the rsmH gene encoding 16S rRNA (cytosine(1402)-N(4))-methyltransferase RsmH → MFDHTTVLLRETVDGLNIKPDGIYVDCTLGGAGHSEYLAQQLSPNGRLICFDQDTTAIEHAKLRLANYLDRVTFVHSNFRFIKEELENLGIYKVDGILYDLGVSSPQLDTPERGFSYHHDAPLDMRMDQTAELSAFHVVNEWEYEDLVRIFFRYGEEKFSKQVARKIEESRKVKPIKTTGELVELIKEGIPAPARRKGGHPAKRIFQAIRIAVNDELGAAEDSLVDAIELLKIGGRISVITFHSLEDRLTKTIFKEASSLPDLPPGLPVIPDEYKPTLKLITRKPILPSEVELEINNRSRSAKLRIAEKINEKGRG, encoded by the coding sequence ATGTTCGATCATACAACAGTGTTATTAAGGGAAACAGTTGATGGGTTGAACATCAAACCTGATGGGATTTACGTGGATTGTACTTTAGGAGGTGCTGGACATAGTGAATATCTGGCACAGCAACTATCACCTAATGGACGCTTAATCTGCTTCGATCAAGATACGACTGCAATAGAACATGCCAAATTAAGACTAGCTAACTATTTAGATCGTGTTACATTTGTTCATTCTAATTTCAGATTTATTAAAGAGGAATTAGAAAACTTAGGAATCTACAAGGTTGATGGCATTCTTTATGATTTAGGAGTTTCTTCTCCTCAATTAGATACACCTGAGCGTGGTTTTAGTTATCACCACGATGCACCATTAGACATGCGTATGGACCAGACTGCTGAACTATCAGCTTTCCATGTCGTAAATGAGTGGGAATATGAGGATTTAGTTCGAATTTTCTTCCGATACGGTGAAGAGAAATTTTCTAAGCAAGTTGCTCGAAAAATTGAGGAATCAAGAAAAGTAAAACCTATTAAGACAACTGGTGAGCTTGTTGAATTAATAAAAGAAGGTATTCCAGCACCCGCACGTAGAAAAGGCGGGCACCCAGCTAAAAGGATTTTTCAAGCAATTCGAATTGCTGTAAATGATGAATTAGGTGCTGCTGAAGACTCTTTAGTCGATGCAATTGAGTTGTTGAAAATTGGGGGACGCATAAGCGTTATTACATTCCATTCATTAGAAGACAGATTAACAAAAACAATCTTTAAAGAAGCTTCTTCATTACCGGATTTACCACCAGGGTTACCTGTTATTCCTGATGAATATAAGCCAACTTTAAAACTTATTACGAGAAAACCAATTCTTCCTTCAGAAGTAGAGTTGGAAATAAACAATCGGTCAAGATCAGCAAAACTTCGTATTGCTGAAAAAATTAATGAAAAAGGACGTGGTTAG
- the ftsL gene encoding cell division protein FtsL, whose product MAVQVRHQSYIQQPVAPTPQPSIKHVKKRKLVTAKEKLVYMAFVMVTAILAVTILHKQSLVQETTIEIQQIQEQVSEISKDNVDLKVKVDELSNYDRIMEKAKALGLTLNEKNVKVVPGE is encoded by the coding sequence ATGGCAGTACAAGTAAGGCATCAATCATATATTCAACAGCCCGTTGCACCGACACCGCAACCCTCCATTAAACATGTAAAAAAGAGAAAATTAGTTACTGCAAAAGAAAAACTAGTTTACATGGCTTTTGTTATGGTAACGGCAATACTGGCCGTAACAATATTACATAAGCAGAGCCTGGTCCAGGAAACAACAATTGAAATACAACAAATTCAAGAACAAGTATCTGAGATTTCTAAAGATAACGTTGACTTAAAAGTAAAAGTAGATGAACTATCAAATTACGATCGCATTATGGAAAAAGCAAAAGCACTCGGTTTAACTCTTAATGAGAAAAATGTAAAGGTAGTGCCGGGAGAATGA
- a CDS encoding penicillin-binding transpeptidase domain-containing protein codes for MKKKKFRFQWGAFLMLFIYGGLFFALFIRIFFIQATGEVNGQQLEARAAALYEKEAVLTAERGKILDRSGHIIAEDTLSYRLIAVVSPQASTNSTKPHHVVDPQMTAEVLAKYIQMDETEIYKHLTKKIQDENGELKQPYQVEFGTAGRSISHEVKSAIEEEGLPGIVFTSDTKRYYPNGPFASHLIGFALKEQQDDFSFKTVGKMGLESFYNEELTGVNGTVQYKSDIFGYLLPNSEKMITPAKNGSDIYLTLDKTIQNFLEESMTRVNEQYEPEAMVAIIADPKTGEILAMTQRPTFDPENRIGLEDWLNSATQKIIEPGSTMKVFTLATAIETGNWHPNNFYRSGSYTLLDRTIRDHNYVGWGQISYLEGFQRSSNTAMAYMLEDIGNDTFVNYLDKFGFGKPTGIDLPGEVSGEILTDWPIDYVTTTYGQGSTVTPIQLIQAMTAIANDGQMMQPYVIDKVVDSAGNIIQDDEPVIKGNPVSPETAKQVRDVLASTVTSEAGTAKKFAIEGYDVAGKTGTAYIADSDGSGRYLTGQNNYLYSFLGMAPANDPQLIMYVGVVKPQLEAGETGSDPVSSVFTSVMENSLKYLNIDPENVAEVNTLTMGDYVSKNVTDVEQSLIDSGLEPIIIGNGKKIIEQYPKANLELPKGSIVFLKTEGEIALPDFTNWSLRNVLIYKSLTGLQLEIVGEGYVESQSVSSNTIVKDSSPIVVKLKTPEENFVAVPEIDETTVILPQD; via the coding sequence ATGAAAAAGAAGAAATTTCGATTCCAATGGGGAGCCTTTCTAATGTTATTTATTTATGGAGGGCTCTTTTTTGCATTATTTATTAGGATATTTTTTATACAAGCAACTGGTGAAGTAAATGGACAACAATTAGAAGCTAGAGCTGCAGCCTTGTATGAGAAAGAGGCGGTATTAACTGCCGAACGTGGTAAGATTTTAGACCGCAGTGGTCATATTATTGCAGAGGATACATTAAGTTATCGACTAATCGCAGTCGTTAGTCCGCAGGCCTCAACAAATTCAACAAAACCTCATCATGTGGTTGACCCACAAATGACAGCTGAAGTATTGGCAAAATATATTCAAATGGATGAAACAGAAATATATAAACATTTAACGAAAAAAATTCAGGATGAAAATGGGGAACTAAAACAGCCTTACCAAGTTGAGTTTGGTACTGCAGGCAGAAGCATAAGTCACGAAGTAAAATCAGCAATCGAAGAAGAAGGTTTACCCGGTATTGTGTTTACAAGTGATACGAAAAGATATTATCCAAATGGACCGTTTGCCTCTCATTTAATTGGTTTTGCATTAAAGGAACAACAAGATGACTTTAGTTTTAAAACTGTTGGGAAAATGGGGTTAGAATCATTCTATAATGAGGAGTTAACAGGAGTTAATGGAACGGTACAGTATAAAAGTGATATTTTCGGATATTTATTACCTAATAGTGAGAAAATGATTACACCTGCTAAAAATGGAAGCGATATTTATTTAACTCTGGATAAAACAATCCAAAACTTTTTAGAAGAATCAATGACAAGAGTAAACGAACAATATGAACCGGAAGCGATGGTTGCAATTATCGCCGATCCAAAAACTGGGGAAATACTAGCAATGACGCAACGACCAACTTTTGACCCTGAAAATCGAATAGGTTTGGAAGATTGGTTAAATTCAGCAACACAGAAAATAATTGAACCAGGGTCAACAATGAAAGTATTTACTCTTGCGACAGCAATTGAAACTGGAAACTGGCATCCTAATAACTTTTATCGATCAGGTTCTTATACTTTGTTAGATAGAACAATTCGAGACCACAACTATGTGGGGTGGGGTCAAATTAGTTATTTAGAAGGGTTTCAACGATCTTCTAACACAGCGATGGCATACATGTTAGAAGATATAGGGAATGATACTTTCGTAAACTACTTGGATAAGTTTGGGTTCGGGAAACCGACGGGTATTGATTTGCCAGGTGAGGTTAGTGGAGAAATTTTAACTGACTGGCCTATTGACTATGTAACAACAACTTACGGTCAAGGTTCAACAGTTACTCCAATACAACTAATTCAGGCAATGACTGCTATTGCAAATGATGGACAAATGATGCAACCGTACGTAATTGATAAAGTAGTAGATTCTGCAGGAAATATCATTCAAGATGATGAGCCCGTTATTAAAGGAAATCCAGTTTCACCTGAGACTGCAAAACAAGTTCGTGATGTATTAGCTTCGACAGTTACTTCTGAAGCAGGAACGGCTAAAAAGTTTGCAATAGAAGGATACGATGTTGCGGGAAAGACAGGAACGGCTTATATTGCTGACTCAGATGGTTCGGGTCGATATTTAACAGGTCAAAATAATTATTTATACTCCTTTTTAGGTATGGCTCCTGCTAATGATCCTCAACTAATCATGTATGTTGGAGTAGTAAAACCTCAATTAGAAGCTGGTGAAACGGGTTCTGACCCAGTTTCAAGTGTATTTACATCCGTTATGGAAAACAGTTTAAAATATTTAAATATTGATCCTGAAAATGTAGCAGAGGTTAATACTTTAACAATGGGTGACTATGTTTCTAAAAATGTAACTGATGTAGAACAAAGTTTAATAGATTCAGGTTTAGAACCAATTATTATTGGGAATGGAAAGAAAATTATTGAGCAATATCCTAAAGCTAATTTAGAATTACCTAAAGGTAGTATCGTCTTTCTGAAAACAGAAGGAGAAATAGCATTACCGGATTTTACAAACTGGTCTCTACGTAATGTGTTAATATACAAATCTTTAACGGGACTACAATTAGAGATAGTTGGTGAAGGCTACGTTGAAAGCCAAAGTGTTTCTTCTAATACAATTGTAAAAGATAGTTCACCAATTGTAGTAAAGTTAAAAACACCTGAAGAAAACTTTGTGGCGGTTCCAGAAATCGATGAAACAACCGTAATACTTCCACAAGATTAG
- a CDS encoding stage V sporulation protein D gives MKWISSISKKRLRLIVYAFMLFGLAVVIRLFYVQVIQHDHLTELAKQNWDREVPFASERGEITDRNGEVIVTNKLAPTLYFMPAQNDNIEEAARQIAEVLDLDQQELYEKMNTKKYLVKLAPEAKNISYEQAVQIQGLKIDGLYSGVDYVRHYPYGPLLSRFVGFTGYDTQGLAGIEYQYDQVLTSKDAAIRLFTDAAGNSLPHVDDEWRDGEQGATVELTIDLEVQQVVERELSQAMTKYNADQALAIAMNPKSGEILALASYPTYDPSNFDEVEPSIYNRNLPVWMTYEPGSTFKIITLSAALEEGVVDLEKDMFHDKGYTMVEGARLRCWKREGHGQETFLQVVENSCNPGFIELGQRVGPDKLMSYIKDFGFGETTGSNIAGEAKGILFSKENFGPVEHATTSFGQGISVTPIQQITAVAAAVNGGKLYKPYVVSKIYDPESGKLIAENKPEVRETVISEETSAQVRNALESVVANGSGRQAFRDGLRIGGKTGTAQKVEDGRYMDGNYIVSFIGFAPADDPEIIVYVAVDNPKGSVIFGSTIAAPIVGQIIEDIAPTIGLEVDREGQMEKQYRWGDPITDRVPNLVGLTVDEIAKLQYPYHIEKHGEGEFVSAQLPEANSVIEVDDTIHLYLGNETPESQANSDNETNTDNPDSESKTNSNNKTEDESETENDISQSDNTNSENDSNAQNESNTNDESN, from the coding sequence ATGAAGTGGATATCTAGCATATCGAAAAAACGATTGAGACTTATTGTATATGCCTTTATGTTATTCGGACTTGCTGTTGTCATAAGATTATTTTACGTACAAGTTATACAACATGATCATTTAACTGAACTCGCAAAACAAAACTGGGATAGAGAAGTACCTTTTGCTTCAGAGCGTGGAGAGATAACAGATCGCAACGGTGAAGTTATTGTAACCAATAAGCTCGCACCAACATTATATTTTATGCCTGCCCAAAACGATAATATTGAAGAAGCGGCTAGGCAAATAGCAGAAGTATTAGATCTGGATCAACAGGAACTATATGAAAAAATGAATACGAAAAAATATTTAGTAAAACTTGCTCCTGAAGCAAAGAACATTTCGTATGAACAAGCTGTACAAATTCAGGGGCTGAAAATAGATGGTCTATATAGTGGAGTAGATTATGTACGTCATTATCCATATGGTCCGTTACTCTCCCGATTTGTCGGCTTTACAGGTTATGATACACAAGGTTTAGCGGGTATTGAATATCAATATGATCAAGTCTTAACGTCTAAAGATGCCGCAATTCGTTTGTTTACTGATGCAGCTGGTAATTCATTGCCACATGTAGATGACGAATGGAGAGATGGAGAACAGGGAGCTACTGTCGAACTCACAATTGATTTAGAAGTTCAACAAGTTGTTGAACGGGAATTGTCACAAGCAATGACAAAGTATAATGCTGACCAAGCATTAGCCATTGCAATGAATCCAAAATCAGGTGAGATTTTAGCACTGGCATCTTATCCTACATATGATCCATCTAATTTTGATGAAGTGGAACCTTCAATATATAATCGAAATCTACCAGTTTGGATGACTTATGAACCAGGGTCAACATTTAAAATTATTACGTTAAGTGCTGCCCTTGAAGAAGGTGTAGTCGATTTAGAAAAAGACATGTTTCACGATAAAGGTTATACAATGGTTGAAGGTGCTAGGCTTCGTTGCTGGAAACGTGAAGGACATGGTCAGGAAACCTTCTTACAGGTCGTAGAAAATTCTTGTAACCCTGGCTTTATAGAACTAGGTCAACGTGTCGGCCCTGACAAATTAATGTCCTATATTAAAGATTTTGGTTTTGGTGAAACAACTGGGTCAAATATTGCTGGTGAGGCAAAGGGGATATTATTTTCTAAGGAGAATTTTGGACCTGTTGAACATGCAACCACCTCTTTTGGCCAAGGTATTTCTGTAACTCCGATTCAACAAATTACTGCTGTTGCCGCGGCAGTCAATGGTGGGAAATTATATAAACCATACGTGGTATCAAAAATATATGATCCAGAATCAGGTAAATTAATTGCAGAAAATAAACCAGAAGTTAGGGAAACTGTCATTAGCGAGGAAACATCTGCTCAAGTACGGAATGCACTAGAATCTGTAGTTGCTAATGGATCGGGACGACAAGCATTCCGTGATGGTCTCCGTATAGGTGGGAAAACAGGTACTGCTCAAAAGGTTGAAGATGGAAGATATATGGATGGTAACTACATCGTATCATTTATCGGATTTGCTCCAGCGGACGACCCAGAAATAATCGTTTATGTTGCGGTGGATAATCCAAAAGGTTCCGTAATCTTTGGAAGTACAATAGCTGCACCAATTGTAGGTCAAATTATAGAAGATATTGCCCCAACAATAGGACTAGAAGTTGATCGCGAGGGGCAAATGGAAAAGCAATATCGATGGGGTGATCCAATTACTGATCGAGTTCCTAATTTAGTAGGTCTAACAGTTGATGAAATTGCAAAATTGCAATACCCTTATCATATTGAAAAGCACGGTGAAGGAGAATTTGTATCAGCGCAATTACCTGAAGCAAATAGTGTTATCGAAGTTGATGATACAATACACTTATATTTAGGTAACGAGACACCTGAAAGTCAGGCAAATTCAGATAACGAAACGAATACTGATAACCCAGACTCTGAGAGTAAAACAAACTCCAACAATAAAACAGAAGATGAATCAGAAACAGAAAATGATATAAGCCAGAGTGATAATACGAATTCAGAAAATGATTCGAATGCACAAAATGAATCGAACACAAATGATGAATCGAATTAG
- the mraY gene encoding phospho-N-acetylmuramoyl-pentapeptide-transferase — protein MTIATTITILAISFIISVVLAPILIPILRRLKFGQSIREEGPQSHMKKAGTPTMGGIIFLISIIATTVIVGNLYNVFTTHSVVMLLVLCGFGLIGFLDDGIKVIFKRNLGLTSLQKLIGQIIISILSFLLLRLGAFETSITIPFIDWSMDLGIVYVGFLIFWLVGFSNAVNLTDGLDGLVAGTASIAFTAFGVIALFNEQIDVAIFTFAVTGALLGFLLFNANPAKVFMGDTGSLALGGSLALVSILVKEELLLLIIGLIFVIETLSVILQVASFKLRGKRIFKMSPIHHHFELSGWSERKVVLVFWFTALIVALIGVLSEALA, from the coding sequence ATGACAATCGCAACAACAATAACCATTTTAGCAATTTCATTTATTATATCTGTGGTACTTGCTCCAATTTTAATTCCAATATTACGGAGATTAAAGTTTGGTCAGAGTATAAGAGAAGAGGGCCCACAATCTCACATGAAAAAAGCCGGGACCCCAACAATGGGTGGCATTATTTTCCTAATTTCAATCATCGCGACAACTGTCATTGTTGGAAACCTATATAATGTGTTTACGACACATTCGGTGGTAATGTTGCTTGTACTATGTGGATTCGGACTAATTGGTTTTCTAGACGATGGTATTAAAGTCATATTTAAACGCAATTTAGGACTAACATCACTACAAAAACTCATCGGTCAAATCATCATTTCAATTTTATCGTTTTTACTTTTACGATTAGGTGCATTTGAAACATCTATCACAATACCTTTTATCGATTGGTCAATGGATTTAGGAATAGTTTATGTAGGATTTTTAATTTTCTGGCTCGTAGGCTTCTCAAATGCAGTCAACTTAACAGATGGGCTAGATGGTTTAGTGGCAGGAACAGCATCAATTGCTTTTACGGCATTTGGAGTAATTGCCTTATTTAATGAACAAATAGATGTGGCTATATTTACGTTTGCTGTAACGGGTGCTTTACTTGGATTTTTACTGTTTAATGCAAATCCTGCAAAAGTCTTTATGGGTGATACGGGTTCCCTCGCTTTAGGGGGTTCCCTTGCACTAGTATCTATTCTCGTTAAAGAAGAACTACTATTACTCATCATTGGGTTAATCTTTGTTATTGAAACTTTGTCTGTCATTTTGCAAGTTGCGAGTTTTAAATTGAGAGGGAAACGAATATTTAAAATGAGTCCTATCCATCATCATTTCGAATTATCTGGATGGTCAGAAAGAAAAGTCGTATTGGTCTTTTGGTTTACGGCATTAATAGTTGCATTAATAGGTGTTTTATCGGAGGCATTAGCATGA
- the murD gene encoding UDP-N-acetylmuramoyl-L-alanine--D-glutamate ligase, translated as MIQNTDLQHKKVLVLGLAKSGVAAAELLHELGAFVTVNDSKPFEENPQAQSLLQKGITVICGRHPENLLDEGFELIVKNPGIPYHNPIIQDALNRKLTVITEVELAYLISEAPFIGITGTNGKTTTTTLIYEMLRNGERNPLIAGNIGTVACGVAKEATADQVIVTELSSFQLMGIQKFKPKIAVLTNLYDAHLDYHGTFEEYAEAKFNITRNQDSSDYLIYNDKQEILKKYVNESKAKKIPFNADERTIDGISADENIIYWQGEPFINRSIIVLPGKHNLENILAAIASCLIYGCEKDKIEEVLKTFTGVRHRTQFVRDWQGRKIYNDSKATNCLATKVALEAFNQPTILLAGGLDRGHSFEELRNSMENVESVVAFGQTATRFIEFAKSCGVENTIQAENVEDAVLKAANISHAGDVILLSPACASWDQYPNFETRGDLFIDAVMKL; from the coding sequence ATGATTCAAAATACAGATTTACAACATAAAAAAGTGTTAGTTCTTGGCTTAGCAAAAAGCGGAGTAGCAGCTGCAGAGCTACTACATGAATTAGGGGCATTTGTAACAGTTAACGACTCTAAACCATTTGAAGAAAATCCACAAGCCCAAAGTCTGTTACAAAAGGGCATTACGGTAATATGTGGACGGCACCCGGAAAATTTACTTGATGAAGGTTTTGAATTAATTGTTAAAAATCCTGGTATACCTTATCACAACCCAATTATTCAAGATGCATTGAATCGCAAGTTGACAGTGATCACAGAGGTCGAATTAGCTTATTTAATCAGTGAGGCACCCTTTATCGGAATTACTGGTACAAATGGAAAAACGACAACAACTACATTAATATATGAAATGTTAAGAAATGGTGAAAGAAATCCACTTATTGCAGGAAATATTGGGACGGTTGCATGTGGTGTTGCAAAAGAGGCTACAGCTGACCAAGTAATTGTAACGGAATTATCATCTTTTCAATTAATGGGTATTCAAAAATTTAAACCAAAAATTGCAGTTCTTACGAATTTATATGATGCCCATTTAGACTATCATGGGACGTTTGAGGAATATGCAGAAGCAAAATTTAATATTACAAGGAACCAGGATTCGTCCGATTATTTAATTTATAATGACAAGCAGGAAATACTTAAAAAGTATGTAAATGAATCAAAAGCTAAAAAAATTCCATTTAATGCGGATGAGCGAACTATCGACGGAATTAGTGCTGATGAAAATATCATTTATTGGCAAGGTGAGCCTTTCATCAACCGTTCCATTATTGTACTTCCAGGAAAACATAATTTAGAGAATATATTGGCAGCCATTGCTTCGTGTCTGATTTATGGCTGTGAAAAGGACAAAATTGAAGAAGTATTAAAAACGTTTACAGGTGTTCGACATCGAACTCAGTTTGTTCGTGATTGGCAAGGTCGAAAAATTTACAATGATTCAAAAGCAACAAATTGTCTAGCTACTAAGGTGGCACTTGAAGCGTTTAATCAACCAACCATTTTATTAGCTGGTGGTTTAGATCGTGGACACTCTTTTGAAGAACTAAGGAATTCAATGGAGAATGTGGAAAGTGTCGTAGCGTTTGGTCAAACAGCTACAAGATTCATTGAATTTGCAAAATCTTGTGGTGTAGAAAATACGATCCAAGCAGAAAATGTGGAAGATGCAGTTTTAAAGGCAGCTAATATTTCACATGCAGGAGATGTTATTTTACTATCTCCTGCATGTGCTAGCTGGGACCAATATCCGAATTTTGAAACACGTGGGGATTTATTCATTGACGCCGTAATGAAGTTATAA